The Diorhabda sublineata isolate icDioSubl1.1 chromosome 6, icDioSubl1.1, whole genome shotgun sequence genome includes a window with the following:
- the LOC130445820 gene encoding piggyBac transposable element-derived protein 3-like has translation MNNQFLQFEVFAKNINIDEQMIRYYGHHFLKQFLRGKPIRFGFKQWAMCFAETRFCLHAELYERKQNQAFPVGGFGASVILKHISLVDNPTDNVFYFDNFFTSHALMKNLGKRNIRATETFRYNRTNECPFKTDEEMKAEIRGTFDYRFDKNNDIFAVTSKDNNIVKLLSNHQGLDPIHFVSRYSRTDKKTVAVPLTSCISNYNKYMGGVVKLDWLINKYRIKILSKKWYFPLITNLIDIIAVNAHVIYEIANGKIPFLDLTIARTYLATSSISDPKRLGRPSLHKLTSKGVPEDIRKSRDGHFIERTEGGKQKKCAICKKNARKVPKV, from the coding sequence ATGAACAATCAGTTCTTACAGTTTGAAGTGTTCgccaaaaatataaacattgacGAACAAATGATCAGATACTATGGGCATCActttttgaagcaatttttaCGTGGTAAGCCGATTCGGTTCGGATTCAAACAATGGGCAATGTGCTTTGCTGAAACTAGATTCTGTTTACATGCAGAGCTTTATGAGAGAAAACAGAACCAAGCTTTCCCAGTTGGAGGTTTTGGAGCCTCTGTTATTCTAAAACACATTTCATTGGTTGACAACCCTACTGAtaatgttttctattttgataattttttcaccaGTCATGCACTAatgaaaaatttaggaaaaaggAATATAAGAGCTACAGAAACGTTTCGTTACAACAGAACCAACGAGTGCCCATTCAAAACGGATGAAGAAATGAAAGCAGAAATTCGAGGCACATTTGATtatagatttgataaaaacaatgaTATATTTGCAGTAACTTCCAAAGACAATAATATAGTCAAACTATTATCAAATCATCAAGGACTTGACCCAATCCATTTTGTATCTCGCTATTCCAGAACTGACAAAAAGACAGTGGCTGTGCCCTTAACATCGTGCATAAGTAACTATAACAAGTACATGGGCGGTGTGGTTAAACTAGATTGGCTGATAaacaaatatagaataaaaattcTAAGTAAGAAATGGTATTTTCCTCTTATAACAAATTTGATAGACATAATTGCTGTAAATGCCCatgtaatttatgaaattgCTAATGGAAAAATCCCATTCCTTGACTTGACAATAGCAAGAACCTATTTGGCAACGTCTTCAATTTCTGATCCTAAGAGGTTAGGCAGACCAAGCCTTCATAAACTAACCAGTAAAGGTGTGCCAGAAGATATCCGTAAAAGCCGCGATGGacattttattgaaagaacTGAAGGAGGCAAGCAAAAAAAATGCGCTATATGTAAGAAAAATGCAAGAAAAGTGCCAAAAGTGTAA